GAGGGGGCGCGGCGTCAAAGTCCTCGGGCAGCGGCGCGTACGCCGATGGCGGCGGAGCCCACGGCGCGATCGCATCGGCGACGTTGCCGCACCCACTCACCGAAACATGTCGGCCGCCGACGCTTCCGCACACGTCGGCCAGGCTGGTCGCGGGCGCGGCAACTGCTCCGATCGCCTCGATTCCAGCGGCCATCGCCACCGCGGAGATGCCGACCATCCCGGCTCTGGTCCATCGATTCATGGTGGCCTCCTTGATCGTGGATCAAGTGAAGCACAACGGGATCGGCTGGCGGGCCTCAGCGGCCGACTTCGACGATTCCGTTCTCGCCGGCGCGGACGGCGTAGATAGGAACGCTGACCGAGGGATCGTCCAGGCACGTCCCATCCTCCAACGAGAAGGCCTGCTTCTTGATCGGTGACTGCACCGTCGGCCGTCCCGCCCGGTCACCGACGATGCCCCGCGACAGCACCGCCGCACCCGAGAACGGGTCGACGTTGCCCACCGCCTGCAGGCGGCCGTCGGGAAGCCGGAACAGGGCGGCCTGTGACCCGTCGTCCAGCAGCACCGCGACACCGCGGCCTGGGAGGAGACGGTCGTAGTGGCACGCCGCGGTCCAGACCGCGACGTCGTTCAACAGCGTCATGGCTGATCCTCTCGGGGTGCGAAGGCGGGCATACCGATCGGCACCTTGCGGCCCGACCTCTCGGTGAACTGCACTGTGGGATCTGCGGTTTCCGGTGCGTTGACGAAGGACACGAACCGCGAGAGCTTGCTGGGATCCTCGAGCACGCCCTTCCATTCGCACGCGTATCCGTCGACATGGCGGGCCATGGCGGCCTCGAACTCCTCGGCCAGGCCGAGCGAGTCCTGGCACACGACGTCACGCAGGTGGTCCATCCCGCCGTCGAGGCTCTCCACCCACGGCGCGGTGCGCTGCAGGCGGTCGGCCGTGCGGATGTAGAACATCAGGAAGCGGTCGATGTAGCGGATCAGCGTCTCGGTGTCGAGATCGCCGGCCAACAACTGCGCATGCCGTGGCGTCATCCCGCCGTTGCCGCCGACGTACAGGTTCCATCCCGTCTCGGTCGCGATCACCCCGACGTCCTTGCCGCGCGCTTCGGCACATTCCCGAGCGCATCCGGACACGCCCATCTTGATCTTGTGCGGCGCCCGAAGCCCGCGGTAGCGCAGTTCCAAGTCGATGGCCAACTGCACCGAGTCCTGCTGCCCGTAGCGGCACCAGTCGCTGCCCACACAGCTCTTGACCGTGCGCAGCGACTTGCCGTAGGCGTGCCCGGACTCCATGCCGCCGTCGATCAGGCGCCTCCAGATGAGCGGCAACTGCTCGACGCGTGCGCCGAACAGGTCGATGCGCTGCCCGCCGGTGATCTTGGTGTAGAGCCCGAACTCCTTGGCGACCTCACCGATCAGGATCAGCTGGTCGGCCGTGATGTCGCCGCCGGGAACCCGGGGCACCACCGAGTAGCTGCCGTTGCGTTGGATGTTGGCCAGGAAGTGGTCGTTGGAGTCCTGCAGCGAGGCCTGCTCGCCGTCGAGGATGTGGTCCGAACTGGTCGACGCCAGGATCGACGCGACGACCGGCTTGCAGATGTCGCAGCCGGACCCCGTGCCGAACCTCCCGATCAGGCCGCTGAACGTGCGGGTCCCGGTGGCCGTGATGACCTCGAAGAGTTCGGCCCGGGACTGGCTGAAGTGTTCGCACAGGGCCTTGGACTGCTCGACCCCCTGCGCCTCGAGAAGCTGCTTGAGCAGCGGCACGCAGGACCCGCACGACGTGCCCGCGTTTGTGCACGCCCTGAGTCCGGGCACGTCGGCGCACCCGCCGCAGATGGCATCCTTGAGCTGGCCCTTGGTGACGTTGTTGCACGAGCAGATCTGGGCTTCGTCGGGCAGCGCGCCGACCCCGAGAGCGGCTGCGCCCGAACCGGCGTCGGCCGGCGTGATCAGCGCGAGCGGATCGCCTGGGAGCTGCCCGCCGACCATGGGCCGCAGCACGCCGTACGACGACGCATCGCCCACGAGTACGCCGCCGAGCAGCGTCTTGGCGTCATTGGAGAGGACGAGCTTGGCGTAGGTCTGGTTGACCGGGTCGTTGACGACCACTTCGAGGCAGTCGGGCGTGACGCTCATGGCGTCACCGAAGCTCGCGACGTCGACGCCCAGCAGCTTGAGCTTGGTGGACATGTCGGCGCCGGGGAACTCGGCACCGCCGCCCACGAGACGGTCGGCAACCACCTCGGCCGTCGTGTATCCGGGTGCCACCAACCCGTAGCAGCGGCCCTCGATCGCTGCGACCTCACCGACGGCGTAGATGTGCGGATCCTCGGTGGCACAGGACAAGTCGGTGAGCACGCCACCGCGCTCGGCGACCTCGAGGCCCGCGAACCTGGCGAGCTCGTCACGGGGACGCACGCCGGCCGCGAACACCACAACCCCGGCGTCGATGACGGTGCCGTCCGACAGGTTGACGGCCATACCGCCGTGTGCGGTCTGCTCAATGGACTGCGTGCCGACCGCGAGGTGCACGTCGATGCCCAGCTTCGAGATCATGGTGCCCAGCAGCGCGCCGCCGGCCTCGTCGAGCTGCTGGGCCATCAGCCGTGGCGCCATCTCCACGATGTGGGCATGCAGACCGAAGCCCCGCAGGGCGTTTGCGGCCTCGAGTCCCAGGAGTCCGCCGCCGATGACCACGGCGCGGTCGGTGTGCCCGGCGGCCGAGGCCGCCCGGGCCGCATGGCGGATCGCGTCGAGGTCGTCGAGCGTGCGATACACGTGGCACCCCGGCAAGTCATGGCCGGGCACGGGCGGGACGAAGGCGTAGGAACCCGTCGCGAGCACCAGCACGTCGTAGCCGTACCGCTCACCCGTTTCGGTGGTCACGACCTGCCGATCACGGTCAAGCTCCGTGACGCACGCACCGAGTTCGAGGCGCACGCGCGGGTCCTCGGCGTAGGTGTTACCGCTCAGCGCCATCCGCGTGCGATCCCAGTGCTCGGTGTAGGAGGTCAGCCCCACCCTGTCGTAGGCGGGGTCGGCCTCCTCACCGAGAACCGTGATGTGCCAGTCGCCGTCGGTGTCCCGGGCACGCAACGCCTCGACGAAGCGGTGCGCGACCATCCCGTGGCCCACCACGACACATGTGTGTGACTGCATACGCCAGACGCTAAGCAGCCGTTATTGCCGCGATGTCGTCTCAGTGTGAACCGATCATCACATCGTGCTCACACACCGGATCCGGGTCTGTGAGGCCGCTGATTTCTCGCCGAGACTGCGGCGGTTGCGATCTCCCGACGGGAATCTCGTCCTCCCGACAGTCTCGGCGTTTTCCAGTTCAGCCCCAGCGGGCCAGGATCTCCTTGGTCCGCGCCGACAGCGCGGCCTGCAGGAACGGGCCGAAGCTGATGCGGCCGACGCCCAACGGGCCGAACGACGCGGGATCGTCCTGATCGGGCAGGGCGATCGCATTGACCGGCAGCGGAAGCTCGGAAGTCAGGCGGCGCAACGTGTCTGGGTCGTGCCGGCCGACCGGGTACAGCGAGTCCGCGCCGGCCTCCGCGGCCTCCTTCATGCGGGCGATCGCGCGGTCCACGCGGTCACCCTCGTCGCCGTCCTGACGCAGGAACAGGTCGGTGCGGGCGTTGACCACCACGTGCACGCCCGCGGCGTCGGCGGCCTGGCGCAGCGTCGCGACCAGGGCCGCGTGCTCACTCGAGGACCGCAACCGCTTGCCCTCGCTGTGCACGGTGTCCTCGATGTTCAGGCCCACCGCCCCCACCCGCAGAAGTCCGGCGACCAGCTCCCCTCCGGGCAGTCCGTAGCCCGACTCGATGTCCACCGAGATCGGTACGTCGACCTTCGCGGTGATCTGAGCGACGCGGGTCAGCAGATCATCGAAGGACATGCCCTCGTTGTCGGGTTTGCCGACCGAATCGGCCACCGGATGGCTGCCGACGGTCAGGGCCGTGAACCCCGCGTCCACGGCGAGGGCGGCCGACCAGGCGTCCCACACCGTGGGCAGCACCACCGGGTTCCCCGGCACGTGCAGCGCCAGCAGCGCGTCAGCCTTCTGCGCCAGATCGGTTTCACTCATCGCTTCTCCTTCATCGGGTACTCGAATCGGTTGCTCGTCGGTCTTCATAGCCAATCCCAGGCACTCCCGCGACATTCCAGACGTGACGTGAGTCACGTTCTGATCGTGATGTGACTAGCATCGGTTGTCGTAATGTGATCCCTGACACCCTTCAGCCCAAGGAGGTCGCGTGTCCAGCACCACTGAACTCGCCGAACTGCACGATCTCGTCTCCAACCTGCGCCGCTGCGTCACCTCGCTGCGGTCCCGGTACGGCGAAAGCCCGGCCATGAGGCGGATCGCGCTCGACGCCGACCGCATCCTCAACGATGTCGAGCTGCTCGACACCGATGCGAACGACCTCGATCTGTCGCGGTGCGCCGAACGGCACACCGGCGAGAAGATCCCGGTTCCGGACACGCAGTACGACCAGGACTTCTGGCGTGACGTCGACGACGAAGGCGTCGGCGGTCACAACCCGCGCCGATGACCTGATCGCTGCACACGTCCCCGCTTAACCCTCCCCTCCCCAGCCGCTGACGCATGCCGCCACAGAAGGAACTTGAGTGATATGAGCGCGCCCACAGCCGACCGCTCGAAGACCGGCGTCTTCTCCGCCACCCGCGCAAAAATCCCCCAGAAGACGCTGCGCACGGACAGTTGGCTGAAGTCGCCCATCCTCACCAACCTCGGATTCGCGGCCTTCCTCATCTATGCGACGGCACGGGCGTTCATGCAGGACCACTTCTATGTGGAGCAGTACAACTACCTCACGCCGTTCTATTCACCCTGCGTGGTGAACTACGACCCGGCGACCGGTTCGGGATGCCCGGAAGGTGCCGCGCACTTCGGCACCTTCCTCCCCGACCTGTGGTTCCTGCCGTACGCAGCGTTGTCGTTGCCGTTCCTGCTGCTGTTCCGGCTCACCTGCTACTACTACCGCGGCGCCTACTACCGCTCTGTGTGGCAGTCACCGACTGCGTGCGCGGTGGCCGAGCCGCACGCGAAGTACACCGGCGAGACGCGCCTGCCCCTGATCATCCAGAACACCCACCGCTACTTCTTCTACATCGCGGGCATCATCTCGATCATCAACACGTACGACGCGGTGACGGCCATGTGGAACAACGACGGCTTCCGCTTCGGCGTGGGCAACCTGATCCTGTGGGTCAACGTGATTCTGCTGTGGACCTACACGCTGTCGTGCCACTCCTGCCGGCACGTAGCCGGCGGGCGGCTCAAGCACTTCTCGAAACACCCTGTGCGGTACTGGCTGTGGACGCAGATCAGCAGGCTCAACACCCGACACAAGCTGTTCGCGTGGATCACTCTGGGCACCCTGATGCTGACCGACTTCTACATCATGTCCGTGTCATTGGGTCTTCCCGACCTTCCGATCATCCCCTGACACAGCCCCCGAAAATCGAAGTGAGAGTAGATGACTGACCTAGAACGGCACCAGTACGACGTCGTCGTCATCGGTGCCGGCGGCGCCGGACTACGCGCGGTGATCGAGGCTCGCGAGCGCGGCCTGCGTGTCGCGGTGGTGACCAAGTCGCTGTTCGGCAAGGCACACACCGTGATGGCCGAGGGTGGTTGCGCGGCGGCCATGCGCAACGTCAACACCAAGGACTCGTGGCAGGTGCACTTCGGTGACACCATGCGCGGTGGGAAGTTCCTGAACAACTGGCGGATGGCCGAACTTCACGCCCAGGAGGCCCCCGACCGGGTCTGGGAACTGGAGACCTATGGTGCGCTGTTCGACCGCACCAAGGACGGCAAGATCAGCCAGCGAAACTTCGGCGGACACACCTACCCGCGTCTCGCGCACGTCGGCGACCGGACCGGCCTGGAGATCATCCGCACTCTGCAGCAGAAGATCGTCTCCCTGCAGCAGGAGGACAAGCGCGAGCTCGGTGACTACGAGGCGCGGATCAGGGTCTTCCACGAAACCAGCATCACCGACCTGATCAAGGACGGGGACGCGATCGCGGGGGCCTTCGGTTACTACCGCGAGACCGGAAACTTCGTGCTGTTCGAGGCGCCCGCGGTGGTGCTCGCGACCGGCGGCATCGGCAAGTCCTTCAAGGTGTCGTCCAACTCGTGGGAGTACACCGGCGACGGCCACGCCCTGGCTCTGCGCGCCGGATCGGGCCTGATCAACATGGAGTTCATCCAGTTCCACCCGACGGGCATGGTCTGGCCGCTGTCGGTCAAGGGCATCCTGGTCACCGAGGGTGTCCGCGGCGATGGCGGGGTGCTGAAGAACTCCGAGGGCAAGCGCTTCATGTTCGACTACATCCCCTCGGTGTTCAAGGGTCAGTACGCCGAATCCGAGGAGGAGGCCGACCAGTGGCTCAAGGACAACGATTCGGCTCGCCGCACCCCTGACCTGCTCCCCCGCGATGAGGTGGCCCGCGCCATCAACAGCGAGGTGAAGGCCGGTCGCGGCTCACCTCACGGCGGCGTCTACCTCGACATCGCCTCGCGCATGCCTGCCGAGGAGATCAAGCGCCGACTGCCGTCGATGTATCACCAGTTCATCGAACTGGCCGAGGTGGACATCACCAAGGACGAGATGGAGGTCGGACCGACCTGCCACTACGTGATGGGTGGTATCGAGGTCGATCCCGACACCGGCGGCGCCGACACCCCGGGTCTGTTCGCCGCCGGTGAGTGCTCCGGTGGTATGCACGGGTCCAATCGGCTTGGCGGCAACTCACTTTCGGATCTGTTGGTGTTCGGCCGGCGTGCCGGTTTGGGCGCCGCCGACTATGTGCGTGGGCTGGCGAGTCGTCCCGCGGTGTCCGACGCCGCACTGGAGGAGGCCACGAACCTCGCGCTCTCGCCGTTCGAACCCAAGCCCAATCCCGAGAACCCCTACACGCTGCACTCCGAACTGCAGGAGTCGATGAACGACCTGGCAGGCATCATCCGCAAGCAGGGGGAACTCGAAGAGGTCCTGGTCAAGATCGACGAACTGAAGAGGCGCTACCAGAACGTCACCGTCGAGGGCGGCCGTGTGTTCAACCCGGGCTGGCACCTCGCGATCGACATGCGCAACATGCTGCTGGTCAGCGAGTGCGTGGCCAAGGCCGCGCTGCAGCGGACGGAGAGCCGCGGCGGCCACACCCGCGACGACTATCCGGAGATGGACGCGAACTGGCGCAACACGCTGCTGGTGTGCCGGACTGAAGGCGGCGACGACGTGGTCCCGGGCGTCAGAGTGACACCCGAGCAGCAGGATCCGATGCGACCCGACCTGCTCGCGGTCTTCGAACTCAATGAGCTCGAGAAGTACTACACCGACGCGGAATTGGCCGAACACCCCGAACGGAAGGGCTGACATGGGCACCTACAACGCCAGCATGCGTGTGTGGCGGGGCGACCAGAGCGGCGGCGGCCTGGAGGACTTCACGGTCGAGGTCAACGACGGCGAGGTGGTGCTCGACATCATCCACCGACTGCAGGCCACCCAGACCCCGGACCTCGCGGTGCGCTGGAACTGCAAGGCGGGCAAGTGCGGATCCTGCTCGGCCGAGATCAACGGCAGGCCCAGGTTGATGTGCATGACACGGATGTCGACGTTCGACGAGAGCGAGACCGTGACCGTCACCCCGCTGCGGACCTTCCCGGTGATGCGTGACCTGGTCACCGACGTGTCGTTCAACTACGAGAAGGCACGCCAGATCCCGTCGTTCACGCCGCCGAAGGATCTGCAGCCCGGCGATTACCGGATGCAGCAGGAGGATGTGAACCGGAGCCAGGAGTTCCGCAAGTGCATCGAGTGCTTCCTGTGCCAGAACGTGTGCCATGTGGTTCGTGATCACGAAGAGAACAAAGAGGCTTTCGCGGGTCCGCGGTTCCATATGCGCATCGCCGAACTCGATATGCACCCACTGGATACCGTGGACCGTAAGGACATGGCCCAGGAGGACTTCAGCCTGGGGCTGTGCAACATCACCAAATGCTGCACCGAGGTGTGCCCCGAGCACATCAAGATCACGGACAACGCACTGATCCCGATGAAGGAACGCGTCGCCGACCGTAAGTACGACCCGATCGTCTGGCTGGGGAACAAGCTGTTCAGGCGTTAGAGCCGCAGCGAAGCAGGGCGAAGGAGGGCGTTCGCCTGATTTCGCCGAGGCTGTCGTTACCGCGGCCCCTTCTCGCACTTCCGCTCGGTAACTACAGCCTCGCTGAGGGGCGGGCTTGCGCATAGGAGCTTGCGGGTCAGCCGCGGCCGGAACGAACCCAGCCGCGCGGGTCTACCGGGCTGGAACGCCCGAGGCTGTAGTTTTCGAGGCCCCTTCTCGCACTTTTGCGCGATAACCACAGCCTCGCTGAGGGACGGGCTTGCGGGCGAGCCTCCGGGAGTGACCTCGGGAGGGTGAGCTTGCGGGCGAGCCTCCGGGGGTGGGCCGGCGGACAGAGAGAACGGCGCGGACACGTCAGCCGGGTCGGAGGGAACCGCGCGGGCACCTCGGCCTGGTCATCGAGCCACTGGCGTTTCCAGGTATCGCGCGTACAGTCGGGATCAGCAGCGAGTAACCGGCGAAAGGCACGTCATGCCACACCGAGGGACTGTCAGCGTCAATGACATTCGCACCGCGATCCGCGAACTCACAGCCCGGGCCAATCTTGCCCGCAAGGAGGGCAGACCGGAGGACGCGGCCGAGATCGAACAGCGGATTGACAGCTACCGCGAGCGGCTTGCCGAGCGCCCCTGAAGCTCGCTGAGGTCAGACGCCCAGCTTGCGGAACGTGCTGCGGTGGAAGACGATCGGCGCCACATCGGGATTGACCGTGATGTCGCTGACCCGCAGCACCACGATGGTGTGATCCCCGGCCGGCACCAACTGCTCGATGGTGCTCTCGAGCCACACACTCGTTCCGTGAATGAACACCGCACCCGATTCGCGTGACTCGGTCTCGAGTCCGGCGAACCGGTCACCGGTCTTGGCCGCCAGAGTGCGGGCCGCAGCGTCGTGGGCCTCGCCCAGCACACTGATTCCCAGCGACGGCAGGTCCTGGAGCTTGGGCCACGTGGTCGAGGAGTTCTGCACACAGAACGACACCAGCGGCGGGTCCAGCGACACCGGCACAAATGTGCTGGCTGCCAGGCCGACGAGGGTGCCCTCGACCTCTGCGGCGATGGCGATGACTCCGGACGGAAAATGGCCGAACGCTTCACGCAGCGATGTCGGGCTCAGTTCTGGTGCGCTCATAACTCCCCTATCGTCACACATGACCCTGTGTGGCGGCCACGTCTGGGTGAGCCCCGGGACGGGCTTGTGCCGGTAGTGTGACGCGCATCATGTGGATTCCGCTCCTGATGATGGCCGTCGCGGTCAGCCTGGAGCCGTTCCGGATCGGCATGACGGTCCTGATGATCAACCGACCGCAGCCGGCCCTGCAGCTGCTGACGTTCCTCGTCGGCGGTTTCCTGATGGGAACCGCCGTAGGCGTGGTCGTGCTCTTCGCGTTGCGGCCCGCCCTCGGATCGGCGCATTTCACGTTGCCGAGGGTCCAGATCGTGGTCGGCGCGATCATTCTGCTCAACGCGGTCTTGGTGGCCGCGGGCGTCCTCGGAGGCGGACGAGCCGACGGGCGGCAGGACCGGCTGATCCGCAGGCTGGAACCGGTGACGAATCGCGCGCGGCGACTGCTGACCGGCAGCTCGCTGTGGACGGCCGGAATCGCCGGTCTGGGGATCGCCCTGCCGTCCGTCGACTACCTCGCCGCGCTCGCGCTCATCGTCGCCTCCGGGGCCGCGGCGACGACGCAACTGAGCGCCTTAGTGGTGTTCAACGTGGTGGCCTTCGCACTCATCGAGATTCCGCTGCTGTGCTACCTGGTCGCACCCGACCGCACCCGCACCGCTCTGTCGGCGTTCTACGACTGGCTGCGGTCGCAGGGTCGCCGGGGCGTGTTCGTCCTGCTGACCACGGTCGGCTGCGTGTTGGTCGGGGTCGGGGTTGCCGGCCTGCAGCGATGATCAGGGCCGAGGCGGGTTGTTCAGCACGTACTGAACGCCCGCCAGCAACTGCGAGACCGGGTCCGAGCCGCCACCGAACGCGGCCTGGGTGGCCGGCGCGGTGACCGCTGCGGGGTCATAGCCGTTCACCGGATCCACCGTGACGGGCGCGGTCAGCGGATCGTCGTTGCGGGAGTAGCCCGCGTCGACGTATGGCATGAGCACCGCGTCGAGCTTGATCAGCGTGTCCTTGGGCAACCCGAGGTACTTGAACGGCATCACCAGCGGGAGATGCTCCTCGGGGATCATGAACGTCGTGGTCTTCGCTCCCCGGGAGTTGACCGTGGTCCGGATGTTCTGCGGTGGCACCATGCTCGGGTTGGTGAAGGCCACGGCGGTGTGACCCGTCGCCAGGCCGACGATCGCGTTGCCCACGGAGATCCAGTTGTCGGATCGGTCCGGCCAGTCGGCGATGCTGTCGTAGGCCGAGACGAATTGGTAAGTGTCGTACTGGCTTTCCACCGGCGGCGGGATGCGGTAGTCCAGCGAAGGGACGACACTGCCGACAGGGAACATCTGGGTCAGGAAACTCTCACCGAAGGCGTGCCGGGCCACCGGATCGCCGTACATCGCGAAACTCAACTGGTCCGGCGGTGGGGCCGCCGGATCGTATGCCAGCTTGGCCTGCACGTCGTTGAGCACCATCGCGCCCTCGGACAGTCCGATCGCGGTGCCCTTGCCGCCAGCGCGGACCGCGTTGAGGACGTTCGGGGTCCCCTCGTCGACCGACTCGCCGACACTGGGGCCGTCGATGCCGATGCCGGGGAAGAACCGTTCGAGTTCGCCGATGCCCGGGAACAGACGTTCCAGCGTGTGCCCCTGCACCTGCCCGGCGGGATAGTCGACGATCTGACGGTCCAGTCCGGGGAACCAGTCCGCACCCGTGCGCATGATGTATTCGTCGTACGGGATGCCGAGCACATGAGCGCCGCCCAACGCGTAGGCCCGGCCGGGGGTGCCCAGCGGCGGCGGACCCTCGGCGGGAGCGGGAGTCGGCGGCACGACCGGCCTCTGGTCGTCGGCTGCCGCGGGCCCGAGCGCCAGGCAGCCGACGACGACGACGGTGGTCAGTGTCGTGCCGAATGCGAGTAGTCGTCTCACGGTCTACGCATCCTCCCCGCCCTGCTCGGCTGCATTGAGAACCCTACTCCGGCTCACGCGTCCAACCGGAC
The DNA window shown above is from Mycolicibacterium confluentis and carries:
- the nirD gene encoding nitrite reductase small subunit NirD encodes the protein MTLLNDVAVWTAACHYDRLLPGRGVAVLLDDGSQAALFRLPDGRLQAVGNVDPFSGAAVLSRGIVGDRAGRPTVQSPIKKQAFSLEDGTCLDDPSVSVPIYAVRAGENGIVEVGR
- the nirB gene encoding nitrite reductase large subunit NirB; amino-acid sequence: MQSHTCVVVGHGMVAHRFVEALRARDTDGDWHITVLGEEADPAYDRVGLTSYTEHWDRTRMALSGNTYAEDPRVRLELGACVTELDRDRQVVTTETGERYGYDVLVLATGSYAFVPPVPGHDLPGCHVYRTLDDLDAIRHAARAASAAGHTDRAVVIGGGLLGLEAANALRGFGLHAHIVEMAPRLMAQQLDEAGGALLGTMISKLGIDVHLAVGTQSIEQTAHGGMAVNLSDGTVIDAGVVVFAAGVRPRDELARFAGLEVAERGGVLTDLSCATEDPHIYAVGEVAAIEGRCYGLVAPGYTTAEVVADRLVGGGAEFPGADMSTKLKLLGVDVASFGDAMSVTPDCLEVVVNDPVNQTYAKLVLSNDAKTLLGGVLVGDASSYGVLRPMVGGQLPGDPLALITPADAGSGAAALGVGALPDEAQICSCNNVTKGQLKDAICGGCADVPGLRACTNAGTSCGSCVPLLKQLLEAQGVEQSKALCEHFSQSRAELFEVITATGTRTFSGLIGRFGTGSGCDICKPVVASILASTSSDHILDGEQASLQDSNDHFLANIQRNGSYSVVPRVPGGDITADQLILIGEVAKEFGLYTKITGGQRIDLFGARVEQLPLIWRRLIDGGMESGHAYGKSLRTVKSCVGSDWCRYGQQDSVQLAIDLELRYRGLRAPHKIKMGVSGCARECAEARGKDVGVIATETGWNLYVGGNGGMTPRHAQLLAGDLDTETLIRYIDRFLMFYIRTADRLQRTAPWVESLDGGMDHLRDVVCQDSLGLAEEFEAAMARHVDGYACEWKGVLEDPSKLSRFVSFVNAPETADPTVQFTERSGRKVPIGMPAFAPREDQP
- a CDS encoding isocitrate lyase/PEP mutase family protein, whose amino-acid sequence is MSETDLAQKADALLALHVPGNPVVLPTVWDAWSAALAVDAGFTALTVGSHPVADSVGKPDNEGMSFDDLLTRVAQITAKVDVPISVDIESGYGLPGGELVAGLLRVGAVGLNIEDTVHSEGKRLRSSSEHAALVATLRQAADAAGVHVVVNARTDLFLRQDGDEGDRVDRAIARMKEAAEAGADSLYPVGRHDPDTLRRLTSELPLPVNAIALPDQDDPASFGPLGVGRISFGPFLQAALSARTKEILARWG
- a CDS encoding fumarate reductase/succinate dehydrogenase flavoprotein subunit, which produces MTDLERHQYDVVVIGAGGAGLRAVIEARERGLRVAVVTKSLFGKAHTVMAEGGCAAAMRNVNTKDSWQVHFGDTMRGGKFLNNWRMAELHAQEAPDRVWELETYGALFDRTKDGKISQRNFGGHTYPRLAHVGDRTGLEIIRTLQQKIVSLQQEDKRELGDYEARIRVFHETSITDLIKDGDAIAGAFGYYRETGNFVLFEAPAVVLATGGIGKSFKVSSNSWEYTGDGHALALRAGSGLINMEFIQFHPTGMVWPLSVKGILVTEGVRGDGGVLKNSEGKRFMFDYIPSVFKGQYAESEEEADQWLKDNDSARRTPDLLPRDEVARAINSEVKAGRGSPHGGVYLDIASRMPAEEIKRRLPSMYHQFIELAEVDITKDEMEVGPTCHYVMGGIEVDPDTGGADTPGLFAAGECSGGMHGSNRLGGNSLSDLLVFGRRAGLGAADYVRGLASRPAVSDAALEEATNLALSPFEPKPNPENPYTLHSELQESMNDLAGIIRKQGELEEVLVKIDELKRRYQNVTVEGGRVFNPGWHLAIDMRNMLLVSECVAKAALQRTESRGGHTRDDYPEMDANWRNTLLVCRTEGGDDVVPGVRVTPEQQDPMRPDLLAVFELNELEKYYTDAELAEHPERKG
- a CDS encoding succinate dehydrogenase/fumarate reductase iron-sulfur subunit, which codes for MGTYNASMRVWRGDQSGGGLEDFTVEVNDGEVVLDIIHRLQATQTPDLAVRWNCKAGKCGSCSAEINGRPRLMCMTRMSTFDESETVTVTPLRTFPVMRDLVTDVSFNYEKARQIPSFTPPKDLQPGDYRMQQEDVNRSQEFRKCIECFLCQNVCHVVRDHEENKEAFAGPRFHMRIAELDMHPLDTVDRKDMAQEDFSLGLCNITKCCTEVCPEHIKITDNALIPMKERVADRKYDPIVWLGNKLFRR
- a CDS encoding flavin reductase family protein, with translation MSAPELSPTSLREAFGHFPSGVIAIAAEVEGTLVGLAASTFVPVSLDPPLVSFCVQNSSTTWPKLQDLPSLGISVLGEAHDAAARTLAAKTGDRFAGLETESRESGAVFIHGTSVWLESTIEQLVPAGDHTIVVLRVSDITVNPDVAPIVFHRSTFRKLGV
- a CDS encoding GAP family protein, which codes for MWIPLLMMAVAVSLEPFRIGMTVLMINRPQPALQLLTFLVGGFLMGTAVGVVVLFALRPALGSAHFTLPRVQIVVGAIILLNAVLVAAGVLGGGRADGRQDRLIRRLEPVTNRARRLLTGSSLWTAGIAGLGIALPSVDYLAALALIVASGAAATTQLSALVVFNVVAFALIEIPLLCYLVAPDRTRTALSAFYDWLRSQGRRGVFVLLTTVGCVLVGVGVAGLQR
- the pe gene encoding acyltransferase PE; amino-acid sequence: MRRLLAFGTTLTTVVVVGCLALGPAAADDQRPVVPPTPAPAEGPPPLGTPGRAYALGGAHVLGIPYDEYIMRTGADWFPGLDRQIVDYPAGQVQGHTLERLFPGIGELERFFPGIGIDGPSVGESVDEGTPNVLNAVRAGGKGTAIGLSEGAMVLNDVQAKLAYDPAAPPPDQLSFAMYGDPVARHAFGESFLTQMFPVGSVVPSLDYRIPPPVESQYDTYQFVSAYDSIADWPDRSDNWISVGNAIVGLATGHTAVAFTNPSMVPPQNIRTTVNSRGAKTTTFMIPEEHLPLVMPFKYLGLPKDTLIKLDAVLMPYVDAGYSRNDDPLTAPVTVDPVNGYDPAAVTAPATQAAFGGGSDPVSQLLAGVQYVLNNPPRP